A genomic window from Fusarium keratoplasticum isolate Fu6.1 chromosome 15, whole genome shotgun sequence includes:
- a CDS encoding Atp-dependent dna helicase — MESQGSQDGIGGGGDDRGDEDGTDEPGSSARFDSWVQERNWTPDRVRRIIQRDSKRLLGTILNISSWRQIAIAISRRYLDKAFKESTIDGVEEDDDGVDDNPIDLQAGHGTHVAGMVYARELQQGLFSTATMRDKFRSVIVSPIRRKREPFETEREYHQLQRFRRLQQVDIAARLREMIGPDAAFRGQQETVIRAIMRGESPIVQIAGTGEGKSMSFMLPAYCSSDDGGTTIVIVPLVALRDDLHGRCAKSQIATYVWNSRGGHQITPIVFVTPESAVTKGFGDFVNRLQARKALDRVVVDECHAILDSTSQFRPQLMELGRVLNEWGVQKVFFDGHVATR, encoded by the exons ATGGAgagccagggcagccaggatggcattggcggcggcggcgatgatcgtggtgatgaggatggtacCGATGAGCCCGGTTCCAGTGCGAGGTTCGACAGTTGGGTACAGGAGCGCAATTGGACGCCAGACCGCGTCCGCCGCATCATCCAACGAGACAGCAAACGATTATTGGGCACCATATTGAACATTAGTTCGTGGCGGCAGATTGCCATCGCCATATCCCGTCGATATTTGGACAAGGCATTCAAGGAGTCAACGATAGATGgggtcgaagaagacgacgacggtgtggACGATAACCCGATCGATTTACAAGCCGGCCATGGAACGCACGTGGCCGGCATGGTATACGCACGAGAGTTGCAGCAAGGGTTATTCAGCACGGCCACGATGCGCGATAAGTTTCGGTCCGTCATCGTCAGTC CGATACGCCGAAAGCGGGAGCCATTCGAGACGGAGCGGGAGTACCACCAGTTGCAGCGTTTCAGGCGATTACAgcaggtcgacattgccgcccggttgagggagatgataGGACCAGACGCCGCGTTCCGTGGCCAGCAAGAGACGGTGATCCGGGCCATCATGCGGGGAGAGAGCCCGATTGTGCAGATCGCAGGCACGGGAGAAGGCAAGAGCATGTCGTTCATGTTACCGGCGTATTGttccagcgacgacggagggacaaccatcgtcatcgtgcCGTTGGTAGCATTGCGAGATGATTTGCACGGCCGTTGTGCCAAGAGCCAGATCGCGACATACGTTTGGAACAGTCGCGGCGGGCACCAGATCACCCCCATCGTGTTCGTCACGCCCGAGTCGGCAGTGACAAAAGGGTTCGGCGATTTTGTGAACCGGTTGCAGGCACGGAAAGCGTTGGATCGTGTCGTTGTGGATGAGTGCCACGCCATTTTGGACAGTACCAGCCAATTCCGGCCGcagttgatggagttgggCCGGGTGTTAAACGAATGGGGCGTCCAAAAGGTATTTTTTGACGGCCACGTTGCCACCAGATGA